In the genome of Micrococcales bacterium, one region contains:
- a CDS encoding DUF1232 domain-containing protein: MTRLTKSQVALIIAGLLYVISPLDFIPELIAGPLGIADDAAILGLIAATILRAAQKPQVVTVDSRS, from the coding sequence ATGACACGTCTCACCAAGTCGCAGGTCGCCCTCATCATCGCGGGCCTGCTGTACGTCATCTCCCCACTGGATTTCATCCCCGAACTCATCGCCGGTCCGCTCGGCATCGCCGACGACGCCGCGATCCTCGGGCTCATCGCCGCCACGATCCTGCGGGCGGCCCAGAAGCCGCAGGTGGTCACGGTCGATTCCCGCTCGTGA